CCAGGGCATTGAAGCCGAGCGTCAGGAAATGGTGCGGGCCGAAATGACGCTGACCGACCGATTGAAAATTTATTCGCGCGAAGCGGCCGAGCTCGAGCGCCTGCAGCGCGATCATTCGCTGGCAGAAGCCGTGTACACCTCAGCGGCGGCGCGCTTGCAAGCGGGCAAGGCGGACATTTTTGCGTCTTACCCGGCGGTACAACTGTTGTCTGTGCCCAGCATGCCGGAAAAACCCAAAAACCCCAGCGTGAAAATTGCCGCCGCAATCGGCGTGCTGGGATTCCTGTTCATTACCTTTGCGTTGTTGACCCTATGGCACCGTTCTCGCTTGATCGCGCTAATCTTGAAGAACAGCTGATCTTCTGGGCTTTGGCACTGCATTACCCGGTATATGTGTTCGGGGGCTTGTATGTGTTGGGTTCGGTGTTGGGTTGGTTGTTGCTGGCGGTATTTTTGCTGCGCGGTTTTCTTACCGACGGCGCCAGCAGCCGCGGCGCGTTACGTCGCATCTCGCCACTGGTGTGGTTCTGGGTGCTCGGTATGCTGGCCATGCTGGTCGCCCTGTGGGTTGCCCATATCGATCGCCAATTGGGTACCGGCATGGCGATCAAATCCACCATTGGTTGGGCCAAGGGTTGGGCGTTGCTGGCGTTGTTTCCGTTGTTGGGCGTTATTCTGCGCGTGCGCCCGGCGGTGTTGGTGCGGGGTGTCAGCATCGCCGCTGCCAGCGCACTGCCCTTTGCCGCCTTGGGTATCCTCGCTTACGGCGCGGGGATGAGTGGCGATTTATACCATTCACCGTTAAAAGCGGTGGGTGGTCCCGGCGAGGTGTTTCACATCCGTCTGTTCGGTATTAACCCGGAAACCGGTCGGCCCCGCTGGCAGTTCATCGGGCCCTGGGCGCCTGCCGCCGGTCTGATGGCGTGTTTTTATCTGGCCATCATCCTGCGTGAACAAAACGCTTTCTGGCGCCGTGCCGGCATCGCGGGTGCTTTGTTCATGGTGTTGTTGAGCCAATCGCGTGCGGGGCTGGCAATCTTTGCCATTATCCCGGTGTTGTCCTGGGGTATCGGTCGCTTGCGCGAGCCCTGGGTGCTGCTGTTACTTGGCCTGGGATTACCGGCCCTGGTGCTGTTGGGCGAGCCCGTTTACCAGGCCGGTATGGATGCCTATACCCAAGTGAAGGAAAGCCGCCCGGGCTCCACCCGGGTGCGCGCGGCGCTGGCCCGCATTGCATTGCAACGCTGGGAATATGAAGCGCCCATCTGGGGCCACGGTATCGTGGAGCGGGGCCCGAAAATTGTGGAATACATGCCCATTGGTACTCACCACAGCTGGTATGGCCTGCTGTTCGTCAAGGGCATCGTCGGCTTGTTGGCACTGGCACTGCCCATGGCGCTGACCTGCGTGTACTTGCTGTACCTGGCACAAAAATCGCGGCTGGCACAAACCGGTATGGTGCTGTGCATCATCATGGTGGCCTACAGCTTTTTTGAAAATCTCGAAATCCTTTCTTATCTCTACTGGCCTGCACTTTTCTGGTTGGGCGTATCGCTTCAACCCGGGCAGCCAAGCGCTAAAGGAGCGTGACAATGCAAAGTCTTTACCTGAGTGGTTACTACGGCATGAAAAACAGCGGCGATGATGCACTCATGCTGGCGGCAGCCATGGGCGCGCGTCAATTCCTGAATGTGCAGGACCTGGTGGTGGGCAGCTTTTCACCCGTCCTGTTACCGGAAATTGACTACCGGCCGGCGGCGTTGCGGGAACCACAGCGCATCCGAGGCGAAAACCGCATCCGCAATTATTTTCATGCAGTGGGTTGCGATGCCGTGCTGTTTGGCGGCGGTTCGGTGTTCCACACGGCCCAGGACATCAATGTGAAGCGCCACATGGCGCGTTTATCGGGTGTGGCGTTTGCGCTGGGCGTCGGTGTGGGACCGTTCAGGGATACGGCGGCCGAGCGCGCCTGTCAGGCGTATCTGCGCGCGGGTCATCGGATCCGCGTGCGCGATCAGGTGAGTTATGAGATTGCCACCGCGTTGGCGCCGGAGGCCGACATAGGTTTGTCATTTGACCTGGCACCGCTGTTGTTGACTCACCCTGCGGCCAATCTGATCGAGCCGGCCAAGCGCCAGGGCATTTGTGTGTGTTTGTGCCCGCGCGAGCGGTTGCAGGGCAATGCCATGGCCGAGGCCAAGCGCATCCGCGCGCTCGCCACGGCGTTAAACCGGGTGGCCGCAGAAACCGGCGAAAAGGTGACTCTGCTCGATTTCAACGGTCACCCCGAGCTGGGAGACCACGCGGTTCACCGGGAACTGGCGGCGCTGTTGTCGCCCGGTGTACTGGCATCGCATATTGCCTACAACGGCGACCCGCTTCGCGTTTTGCAAAGCCTTTCGCATTTCAAGGTGATCATCGGCATGCGCTTGCACGCCGCCATTCTGGGATTCATGGCCCAAACCCCGGTATTGGCGCTGAACTACCACAGTAAATCGGAAGGCTGGTGCGAGCAGATAGGGTTGGCACGCAACCTGCAATTCTCTTGTGGCAAGGCCTCTGAAGCACAACACAGTGCGGAGGATATTCAGGCCATGACCACAGCGCTGATTGACGGATTGTCACAAGGTTTTCAGCCACCGGTCATGAACAGAGATGAGGCATTGCAAAAATCTTTATTGAACTGGAGATAACACAATGCGAACGCCTGTTGAATTTTCTGTCGTGATTCCTTTGTACAACAAACGCGACAACATTATTGAAACGCTTTCCTCTGTCGTGCAGCAAACTTACGCGCCACTGGAAGTGCTGGTGATTGATGATGGCTCTACCGATGGCAGTGCTGAAATCGTCATGCACGCCATGGAGACCAACGCCGAGATGGCCTGTGTCCGTTTGGTGGGCAAAGCCAATGGCGGTGTATCGAGCGCCCGCAATCTGGGTATCCAATTGGCTTCAGGTAATATGGTCGCGTTCATGGACGCAGACGACAGCTGGGAAGCCCATTTTCTTGAAGAGGTTGCCATGTTGGCGCAGCGTTATCCGAACGCAGTGGCCTATGCCACCAACTACCAAAAGCGCCTTAACGCGAGCCATTACGTCGATCCGAAAATCCGTGGGCTCGAGTGCAAAACCAAGCCCCATTTGATGAACAATTATTTTGAAATCTGTGCCCAGGGTGACCTGCCGTTTATGACCTCTTCCATTGCGGTACCCAAGGCGGTGTTGGCGGCGGTGGGTGGTTTTCCCGAAGGCGAGCCCATGGGTGAAGATCAGGATATGTGGTCGCGTCTGGCCATGCAGGGTCAGATTGCTTACAGCCCGCGGGTGTTGGCGTTCTATCATCTGGACGCATTTGACCGCGCCTGCGTGCGCAATGTGCCCAAGCAGGAATGCCCGTTCAGCCTGCGTTTGATGGAGCAGGTCAATAACGGGCGCATTCCGTCAGAGCGAGCCGAGCGGGTGTTGCGTTATACCGCCACACACTTGCTGCACCTGGCGCGTGAAAATATCCGCGCCGGCGATTTCGACGTAGCGCAGCAATTTCTCAATAATGAGCGCACCCGGTTGCTGCCGGCCAAACGCTGGCGGTGCCTGTTCGATCTTACCGTTGCCCGGCGCGCGGCCGCGTGATTGCAAAGGCTAAAACGAAAAATCCTTGTGCTCCTGGTACAGGGATTTTTTAATGGGTAACGGAATAAGTTTGTCATCCACAAGCACCGGCAGCGTTTCGCCTGCCGACAATTGTGGCCCGGCGGGCAATGCAATGGTCAGGTCACACGGCGCCTTGGCGCAGGGCAACAGCGCATCGGTTTGCAGTATCCAGTCCTGGTCCGGTTTCGGGCCGATCCGGTACACCAGAAAGTCGCCGTGTTTACCCGGTAGCTGCCAGAAACGCGCGCGCGGGTCGCGCTCGCCGTCAGCCTGCAGGTGCCGATAGATCAATGGCTGATCCAATAGCAGCGTGACATCGGAAAATTGCTGCTCACCGCCGCGTTCAAAATGGCCGGCGTAGATGTCCACCACAATGGCAAAGGGAAAACGACCGGCAGGATTCAGGTCGGCCAATGCAAAGGGCTTGGGTGCGAGTGTGATCAACCCATCGAATTGTTCGCGCCATTGTCTGAACGCTTGCGCCTCGGCGGGCACGTCAAATCGCACCGGCATGACAATCTGCCGGTCGTGCGGGTGGTGATAAAGACCCAGGTGAGACGCGTACAAAGGTTCGTCGCCAAACAGCACCATGCCGTGCACCGCGGTGGTGTTGTGGTCTGTGTGTGCGGGTGTTTCCGCCCGGGCGATCAGGGCCACCAGCAGCAGGCTGCACATCAGTAAACGGAACAATCTTTTCACCTATTCATTGCGTAAGTCGGTATTGTTACGTATTTCCCGGATAAACGCAGTGGCGAACACCGCAAACGCAATATTGAAGATCACATGGGTGGCGCTTTGCCTGACCAGTGCAGCCTGTTCGCGCGATCCGTTGAAAAATGACCTGGACGATTACCATTACCGCCTGGGTAACACGCTCAACCAGAGCCTGACTGCGCCGGCACCGCCGCCGCTTTTGCCCTTGCCGGGCCGGCGCGACGTGCGGATACCGGCGCCCGAACAGCACATCGACCTGATTGATTTCCTGAAGCTTTCCCAGTGTGACCTGCAGCGTCTGGTGGGCCAGCGCAACGGTGCGCTCGGCCGGGTGATGACTGACAGCCAGCAATGGCTCTACGACCGCGCATTCGTGCGCCTGGGCTTGCAGTGTCTGCCTGCCATCGACGACCCGGAACTCAAGGCGGCGGTGGCGGCGGCCATTGAGGCCAAGCGTGCGTTCCGCCCTGCCCTTACCCACAACCTGTTGTGGGCGGGGCCGGAGTTACGGGCGTTCTTGTCCTATGGTGGGCAAGGCGTGGCGACGGATGTGGCCAGTGCGCGCTTGCAGGCGTCGGCACTGGACCAGTTGTATCAACTGCTGAGTCAACCGGCGCCGGATGGCGCCGCGCTGGAAACCACGCTCGCGCAATTGCTGGCGCCCAATGGCGGCGGCCAGTTGCTGGTGCAGTTGCAGTTGGCAGAGGCTTATCTGATCCCGGCGACCCGGGCTCTGGTGGAGGCACCGTCACTGTGTCCGCAGGGCAAACTCACCCGTCGCGGCGAGGTGCTCGGCAATGTATTCCGGGTCATCTATATCGAGCGTATTCAACCGCATCTGAGCGGCTTGGATCAGCAGTTGCGCCAGCTCCAGCCGGCGCTCGCACAACATCGCGCATGGGTGTCATCGCCCGCGCTGGCACGCTATTGGTCTGCGCATTGGTCGCTGGCAGGCCCCGCCGACACCAGCACCGCGGCGCGCTTCCGTCAGGCGGTAGCGGCCCATACCCGGGCCTGGCAATTGCGACTGGGCGAGTGTGGCTTGCGACCGGGCGCATGAATCATTGGTCGCTTTGTTCGTCTACCCTTGGATGCATGAAAAACTCTATAAGGTGATCCCTATGCGCTTGCTGGCCTGTGTGCTACTGCTGGTGCCTTTGTTTGCGTGGGCAGACGAGGCAGAAAAATCCAACGACCCCTTCCCCGAAGAAATTATCAAGGTCACCAGCCATAAGGTGACCATCAACGGCAAGAAAGTGGAGTACCAGGCCACCGCCGGCATTTCGTTCGTGTTCAATGACGAGCACGAAAAAATCGGCAACATTTTCTACACCGCCTACACCAAAAAAGGTGAAAAGCCAGGCTCGCGCCCGATTACCTTTGCTTATAACGGCGGCCCGGGTTCCGCGTCTGTGTGGTTGCACATGGGCACACTCGGCCCCAAGCGCGTCATGTTCGACAAAGAAGGCTTCCCCCTGCCGCCGCCCTATAAGGTGGTGGATAACGAATACTCCATTCTGGATAAAACCGATCTGGTATTTATCGACCCGGTGGGCACCGGTTATTCGCGCGCCGGTGGCAAAGGCACCAATGAAAATTTCCACGGCGTGTGGGAAGACGTGGCCACGGTGTCGGAATTCATCCGCCTGTACATGACCCGCAACAACCGCTGGAGCTCGCCCAAATACCTGATCGGCGAAAGCTACGGCACCCTGCGCTCTGCCGGTATTGCCCACCACATGAGCGAAAAAATGGGCGTGTATTTCAATGGCGTGATGCTGATTTCAAGCGTGCTGAACTACGCCATCGAAAATGACCCCAATGATCCCACCCAGATCATGTCGCCCATCAGTATCTTCCCGGCCTATACCGCCACTGCCTGGTACCACAACAAGCTGAGCCCCGAGCTGCAGAAAGATCTGGACGCTACACTCGCACAATCGCGCGAATTTGCCCTGGGTGAATTGGGCAGTGCGCTATTGCAGGGTGACTGGGCAAGCCAGGCACAAAAAGACGCGGCGATCAAAAAGTTTGCCGCGCTGACCGGCCTGTCGGAAGCCTTTGTACGCGAGCAGCAGCTGCGCGTGAGCCTGAAAGAATTCGTACACGAACTGCGGCGCGATGAAGGCCTCACCGTGGGCCGGCTCGACAGCCGTTTCGTCACAGAGCAATTAGACGCCATGAACGAACCCGGCTATCGCGACCCCAGCTACATGGCGATTCACGGCCCTTACACGGGCGCGATCATGAGTTATCTGAAGTCCGATCTGCAGTTCGACAGCGACCTGCGTTACCACATTCTCGGTGGTGGCGTGAAAAGCTGGAACTACAAGGAATTTGCCGACGACATGTTCGACATGAGCCACAAGCTCAAGGCCGCCATGTTGCGCAACCCGGACATGAAAGTGTTTGTGGCTAACGGCTATTACGATCTTGCCACGCCTTTCTTTGCCACCGAGTTCAATTTTGCCCACATGGGCCTGCCGGATGCGCTGAAGAAAAATGTGACCATGACTTACTATGAATCCGGCCACATGATGTACATCCGTCACCACGATCTGGTGAAACTGAAGCAGGACCTGGACGCGTTTATTCAGTAACGCCGGCGGGCCTGAAAATATACGCCGGGCGCGCCACCCGTGCCGGCCACAGGGCGTTGACCCGGCGTAGCTCCGCCTCACTCAGGGGTTGATAACCCCGTCCATAGGGCCACCCGTAACCCCAGCGGAAGCGGGTGGGCCAGAAGGGCGAGCCGCCCACTCTGACCCCCAGAAACATGATATTGCCCACCAGTGCCTGGTTTTTTGCCAGCACGCACTGCTCCAACTGGCGATCGGCCCACACCCGGCTGTGCCAGTCACCGCCGGCCCAGTAGGCCGCATCGTGGGCCACGCAGCAGTCGCGCCAGAGGCTTGGCTGGTCGTGGGTACCATCGGGAAACTGGCTGCAGCCATCGGTGCGGAAGGGCGCCAGTTCGGCCATCGCCGGCAGGGCGACCAGCAGTGTGACCAGCGTCCAGGTGTTCTTGTACATTCGGGTCACCGGCGTAGAATCGGGCGCAAAATCATAACAATAAACCGGCGGCTATCCGGCATTTTTACCAGCCGTTTTTGCGCTCAGCATTGGCTAAGCTTAGACGAACAGCGCCTGTCGCTTCGCATGCCGGGCCGCCACTGACTTTGGAAACCAACCCATGACAGAGCTTTCTCCCCTGTGCCACTACGATGTTGTTGTTGTGGGGGCTGGCTTTTCTGGTCTCCAGGCCAGTCGCCTGCTGGCGCGAAAATACTCGGTATTGTGCCTGGAGGCGGCCGCGCAGGTGGGTGGCCGGGTGCGCAATCACACCTTTGCCAACGGCGATACGGTGGACATCGGCGGGCAATGGCTCGGCCCGGGTCAGGATCGCATGTACCGGTTGGCATCCGACCTCAGGTGCGAGATCTTTCCGCTTTACAACCGGGGCGACAACCTGTTTTACGACGGCACCCGGCTGCACCGATACCACGGCACTATTCCCAAGCTCAAACCCCATGTGCTGCTCGATCTGGGGCGCATGATCCGCCGGTTTGAACGCATGGCCCACCAGGTGGACCCGGCCAAGCCCTGGGCTCACCCCAGGGCGGCGGAATGGGATGCCATGACCCTGCACAGCTGGATCAACCGCACCGGCTGGTCGGCGCAGGCGCGCGAGGTGTTCCGCATCGGCATTGGCGCTGTGTTTGCCGCCGAGCCTCACGAAATCAGCCTGTTGCATGCCCTGTTTTACGCGGCCAGCGGCGAGAGTCTGGAGCATCTGCTGGCCGTGGCCGGCGGTGCCCAGCAAGACCGCATACACGGTGGGACCTGGGCCATGTGCAAGGCAATGGCCGATGAACTGGGCGACGCCTGCCAGCTCAACGCCGTGGTGGAGTCCATCAGCTACAAGGCCGACGGTGTCAGCTTGTGTTACCGCCAGGCCGGCGCGCCGGTGTGCGTGTCGGCGCGTTGCGTGATTCTGGCCATGCCGCCCAACCAGATCAACCGGCTTCAATTCGACCCGCCCCTGCCCGCCTGGCGCGATCAGCTGTTCCAGCGCATGCCCGGCGCCAGCTGCATCAAATGCGTCGCCCGTTACGAGCAGGCGTTCTGGCGCGACCAGCGACTGTCCGGCCAGGTGGCCAGCACCCAGGGGCCGGTGCGGGTGGTGTTCGACAATGGCGAAAAAGGTAAGTCTGCCGGCCTGTTGATGGGCTTTGTGGAAGGCGATACGGCGCGCGCGTGGAGCGATAAGCCCGACGACTGGATCCAACAACAGGTGCTGGAAACCTTTGCCCGTTTCTTTGGTGAAAAAGCCCTGCATCCCACAGAGTTTGTGCTGAAAAACTGGGCCAGTGAGCCTTTTATCCGCGGATGCTATGCGGCGCTGATGGGCCCGGGCACCTGGACCAGCGCCGGCAAGCGACTGCGCAGCCCGGAAGGCCCCATCCATTTTGCCGGCACTGAAATGGCCACGGAATGGTTTGGCTATATGGAAGGTGCTCTGCAGGCGGGTGAGCGGGTGGCCAGTGAAGTGCATGCGCGGCTCAGCCGGCACCTGGAGCAGGCCATCAAGTAATGTGCGATACCTTTGCCTTTGCGCACGGCGGCGGCGTTTGGTTTGGCAAAAATTCCGACCGCGAACCGGATGAGCCGCAACGGGTTGAATATGTGGCGCCGGTTACTGGTGACCCCTCAGCCAGCTTGCCGGTCACCTACATCACCATCGACCAGCAGCCCGACCGCTTCGGTTACCTGATGGGCCGGCCCGATTGGCTCTGGGGCGCGGAAATGGGGGTAAACGATCAGGGCCTGGCCGTGGGTAATGAAGCGGTGTTTACCGCGGGCGCGGGCCAGGCGGAACCGGCACTGCTGGGCATGGACCTGGTGCGTTTGGCGTTGGAGCGGGCAGCCACGGCGCGCGACGGCGTGACGGTGATTACCGGATTGCTTGCGCGTTATGGCCAGGGCGGCGCGGCCGGCTATCGCAACAAGCGCTTCCGCTACGACAACAGTTTTCTGCTCGCCGACGCGCGCGAGATCTGGCAAGTGG
This region of Simiduia agarivorans SA1 = DSM 21679 genomic DNA includes:
- a CDS encoding S10 family peptidase, giving the protein MRLLACVLLLVPLFAWADEAEKSNDPFPEEIIKVTSHKVTINGKKVEYQATAGISFVFNDEHEKIGNIFYTAYTKKGEKPGSRPITFAYNGGPGSASVWLHMGTLGPKRVMFDKEGFPLPPPYKVVDNEYSILDKTDLVFIDPVGTGYSRAGGKGTNENFHGVWEDVATVSEFIRLYMTRNNRWSSPKYLIGESYGTLRSAGIAHHMSEKMGVYFNGVMLISSVLNYAIENDPNDPTQIMSPISIFPAYTATAWYHNKLSPELQKDLDATLAQSREFALGELGSALLQGDWASQAQKDAAIKKFAALTGLSEAFVREQQLRVSLKEFVHELRRDEGLTVGRLDSRFVTEQLDAMNEPGYRDPSYMAIHGPYTGAIMSYLKSDLQFDSDLRYHILGGGVKSWNYKEFADDMFDMSHKLKAAMLRNPDMKVFVANGYYDLATPFFATEFNFAHMGLPDALKKNVTMTYYESGHMMYIRHHDLVKLKQDLDAFIQ
- a CDS encoding glycosyltransferase family 2 protein, whose amino-acid sequence is MRTPVEFSVVIPLYNKRDNIIETLSSVVQQTYAPLEVLVIDDGSTDGSAEIVMHAMETNAEMACVRLVGKANGGVSSARNLGIQLASGNMVAFMDADDSWEAHFLEEVAMLAQRYPNAVAYATNYQKRLNASHYVDPKIRGLECKTKPHLMNNYFEICAQGDLPFMTSSIAVPKAVLAAVGGFPEGEPMGEDQDMWSRLAMQGQIAYSPRVLAFYHLDAFDRACVRNVPKQECPFSLRLMEQVNNGRIPSERAERVLRYTATHLLHLARENIRAGDFDVAQQFLNNERTRLLPAKRWRCLFDLTVARRAAA
- a CDS encoding FAD-binding oxidoreductase, with amino-acid sequence MYKNTWTLVTLLVALPAMAELAPFRTDGCSQFPDGTHDQPSLWRDCCVAHDAAYWAGGDWHSRVWADRQLEQCVLAKNQALVGNIMFLGVRVGGSPFWPTRFRWGYGWPYGRGYQPLSEAELRRVNALWPARVARPAYIFRPAGVTE
- a CDS encoding polysaccharide pyruvyl transferase family protein; the encoded protein is MQSLYLSGYYGMKNSGDDALMLAAAMGARQFLNVQDLVVGSFSPVLLPEIDYRPAALREPQRIRGENRIRNYFHAVGCDAVLFGGGSVFHTAQDINVKRHMARLSGVAFALGVGVGPFRDTAAERACQAYLRAGHRIRVRDQVSYEIATALAPEADIGLSFDLAPLLLTHPAANLIEPAKRQGICVCLCPRERLQGNAMAEAKRIRALATALNRVAAETGEKVTLLDFNGHPELGDHAVHRELAALLSPGVLASHIAYNGDPLRVLQSLSHFKVIIGMRLHAAILGFMAQTPVLALNYHSKSEGWCEQIGLARNLQFSCGKASEAQHSAEDIQAMTTALIDGLSQGFQPPVMNRDEALQKSLLNWR
- a CDS encoding flavin monoamine oxidase family protein — its product is MTELSPLCHYDVVVVGAGFSGLQASRLLARKYSVLCLEAAAQVGGRVRNHTFANGDTVDIGGQWLGPGQDRMYRLASDLRCEIFPLYNRGDNLFYDGTRLHRYHGTIPKLKPHVLLDLGRMIRRFERMAHQVDPAKPWAHPRAAEWDAMTLHSWINRTGWSAQAREVFRIGIGAVFAAEPHEISLLHALFYAASGESLEHLLAVAGGAQQDRIHGGTWAMCKAMADELGDACQLNAVVESISYKADGVSLCYRQAGAPVCVSARCVILAMPPNQINRLQFDPPLPAWRDQLFQRMPGASCIKCVARYEQAFWRDQRLSGQVASTQGPVRVVFDNGEKGKSAGLLMGFVEGDTARAWSDKPDDWIQQQVLETFARFFGEKALHPTEFVLKNWASEPFIRGCYAALMGPGTWTSAGKRLRSPEGPIHFAGTEMATEWFGYMEGALQAGERVASEVHARLSRHLEQAIK
- a CDS encoding capsular polysaccharide biosynthesis protein, producing the protein MAPFSLDRANLEEQLIFWALALHYPVYVFGGLYVLGSVLGWLLLAVFLLRGFLTDGASSRGALRRISPLVWFWVLGMLAMLVALWVAHIDRQLGTGMAIKSTIGWAKGWALLALFPLLGVILRVRPAVLVRGVSIAAASALPFAALGILAYGAGMSGDLYHSPLKAVGGPGEVFHIRLFGINPETGRPRWQFIGPWAPAAGLMACFYLAIILREQNAFWRRAGIAGALFMVLLSQSRAGLAIFAIIPVLSWGIGRLREPWVLLLLGLGLPALVLLGEPVYQAGMDAYTQVKESRPGSTRVRAALARIALQRWEYEAPIWGHGIVERGPKIVEYMPIGTHHSWYGLLFVKGIVGLLALALPMALTCVYLLYLAQKSRLAQTGMVLCIIMVAYSFFENLEILSYLYWPALFWLGVSLQPGQPSAKGA
- a CDS encoding DUF3080 domain-containing protein, coding for MKITWVALCLTSAACSRDPLKNDLDDYHYRLGNTLNQSLTAPAPPPLLPLPGRRDVRIPAPEQHIDLIDFLKLSQCDLQRLVGQRNGALGRVMTDSQQWLYDRAFVRLGLQCLPAIDDPELKAAVAAAIEAKRAFRPALTHNLLWAGPELRAFLSYGGQGVATDVASARLQASALDQLYQLLSQPAPDGAALETTLAQLLAPNGGGQLLVQLQLAEAYLIPATRALVEAPSLCPQGKLTRRGEVLGNVFRVIYIERIQPHLSGLDQQLRQLQPALAQHRAWVSSPALARYWSAHWSLAGPADTSTAARFRQAVAAHTRAWQLRLGECGLRPGA